Genomic window (Alteromonas pelagimontana):
CGGTATCCATTTCTATGACTTTTCCCTCGATTATTGCATCGCAGGCTGAACCGATTGGTACTATTTTGCTGGCATAACCATGAAGAACATGGCTAAGTGTATTTGCCGTTCCCAACGGAATGAGGCCCAATATTGCATTGGTATCAACACATGCCGCAGCGACTTCCGTAATGGTGCCATCACCTCCGCACGCTACAACGACCTCGGCTCCTGCCTTTATTGCTTTACGGGCTAGATGAGTGCCATCAAGAGATTCTGTAGTCTCGTGTACAGTTACCCGATAGTGGGGATTTAGCTGTGCAAGTATATCGTCTTTTTCTTCCAGCCATTTTCCCCCGCCAGCCACCGGGTTAGCTATTAATGCCAGGGAACGGGTAAATTTAAGTCTGCCGCCTTGTTTAATTTTAGATAGCGACCGCAGCTGGCGCTTATTCAACCGTGCTGTGGCGCGAATGGATTGAATTTTGTTAAGAGCATCAAGCACAGAAAGCGTGTTATCTCGGGCAAGCAGGTAAGCGGCCATGGTGAGGACTGATCTGCCTCTTCCTAGCGCACAATGCACGACCACCTTTTTCCCATCTCGAATCTGCTGGTCAATCCAGTTCAATGCGGTATTGAGCTGTTCACCAGTTGGACTAGTGTGATCGAGTACCGGAATATTTAGATATGCACAATCCCATTGATAGGCGGTCCAGTCCAGGCCGTCGAATTCAGCTGTGACATCAAGTATGGCGTTAACCCCATATTCATGGAGAGTTTCCACATCTTTGCCGAAGAGGCGGCAGGCGAGAAAAAGATTTTCATCTATTTGCTGTATAGCCGGGACTTTGTCGTTTCTTCTGGCCCACGAATTATATGCGTCTGTTCCCAATAAAAAAGGAATAAATAACCAACGCACGTATATGGGTATAGATCCGTCCTCACGTTTACGAAACATCGAAGGGTACTTAAGTAAGTATGCGGTGCTTACTGCTGCTAAAGAAAAGCAAATCCATAAAAATAAAATCTGTACTGGCCAAAAAGGGATAAACCAAGCTAATAACGCTGCAGCAATTGCACCTAGCACGTAGTACTTCACCATTTTCAAGCTGAATTCTCCTTGAAGCTTATTCCTTTCCCGACCGATTATGGAACTTCAGACATATTGCCCATACTAAGAGGGAATTATTATGTTATAAACAGTTAAAACATCCCGTCATAATGCAGAATGTCTGCCATGTTGAACACAACCGGCGGAAAAATCGGAATTTTTTATGGTTTCCAGCAATTTGGATAATAGCTGTCATTTTTCCGTTTCAGTTGATGTGGATAATTGTTCTGCTGCTAGAGAGCTTCTTCATCTTCTCTAAAGAACGTAACACCGATTTTCACTGTGCAGTTGCAATTGGATTATTAGGTACTGTTAGTGACAGCCTTGGCTGTCGCCATCGGATTGTTTATTTTTCCTGATCATCCATCAGCTCCACTTGCTCCGGTATGATTGGTTTTTATATGGGCGGGATTTGGTGTAACAGTGCGCTACAGTTTGCATTATTTACAGGGTCGCTGGTTTCTCGCTGCTATATTGGGGGCATTAGCTGGGCCCTTAATTATTGGGCGGGGCTTCGCCTGGAGGCTGTGACTTTTGATTTAAGCCTGGTGCAATCGTTGGCTGTGCTGGCGATAATATGGATTGGTATTTTGCCTCTTACGCTTTTAATTGTAAAAAAGGTAGAACAGCCCGAAATATATAATGGCGGAGCTTGCGATAAATATTTGGCTACTGGTATGGCTCCTGTGGAAAATTATTCAAGTTTTCATCTTTCGTTGTTCTAAGATGGCTGGAGGTTGACATAATGACCCGAAAGGCTGCTACTTGCGGAAATTGCAAAGCGCTCAAATCAGAGCGCTTCAACTTTCTACAGCTTACTGAGCAGATTCCACTACTTTTCGACTGCGCTGGGAAAGCACATCAACAACTGCTTTAATGGACTGATGCTTCTTAAGGTTAACGATGACTGCGTAATGCTTTCTGCGAATGGCGTGTCTTACCGTATCAATAATTTCTGTTCTGTCGGGGCGAAGACCCATCAAACCCGCGACGAAAAGACCGATGAATATGCCTGGGCTAATAAGGGCAATAAATGTAAACATTGGATTATTCTGCGTGAGCTCAGGACCAAATTGAACGAGTAAAAAGGCAATGGTTAGTCCGACCGCCAATCCTACCGCTCCCAATATCAAATGGGAATTCCACATCATTCTACCAATACTTTCACTATCCCCTTCTAATTTTTCGCTAAAGTGACTATCAGTTGGATCGACAATAGTGATTTGATCGCGTCCAACTCCGGTATCGTGCTCCACGTCAGTCACAGACGCACGGGCTTCATCTGCTGTTTCAAATACTGCAGCAACCTGAATGTGTTGAGGGCTCAAAAATGCTGCCCGAATATTTTCATGATTAGCTGGACTGTTCATACTTCCTCCACACTGTGACTAAACATCAATCCATTTTTTTGCCAAATCCCGTAACTCTACTGGAATACCTGGCTGGAGCATTACGCTCGAATTCCTTCAGGATTAGGAAAGTAGCCTTACGTTCCTTTTCCATTCTCTAAAATGATGATACAAGATTTGTACCGACGGCTATAAGTAGTTGAAAGGTAAAGGACTGTTCAGTCACAAATGCTTGGAACACTTGAAAATCTTGCTGAAACAGGAACTTTTTGCGGGAACAAATGAAAATTTTTCTGATTATTCAAGATTCCGCTTTAGCTAACTGAGCAGGATTCACCTGCCTGCAAAAGAATTTTCGGGTACTTACCTGATACTTGGTTAGTTGGTCTTAAGATTGCACTACCAACTGCCAGAGAACAATGCGGGCACCTGGTCGAGCCCTGAAATTTCGCCTAAAGGGGTGCAAAATGTTGACGCATTGAATATGAATCATCGAGGTAGCAGTAATGGAAAGTGCAATGTTAGATATTCGGCGTAGACGTCGTGGAAAAGGGTTTGAGTTTTTTTACTCATCCGGGCGGAAGGTACAAAGCCAAAGAGTGCTCCAGCGAATTCAAAAGTTGGTTATCCCTCCTAATTGGTGTGACGTACGTATTAATCAACAAGCTACTGCTAACCTGCAAGTTACCGGCATAGATGCTAAGGGGCGAAAGCAATACATCTATCATCCTAATTGGCACAAGGCTCAACAAAGCGCAAAATTTGCCCGGCTAAGTGAATTTGGCGCGGCCCTGCCGGCGTTTAGAAAGTTTTGCTGGTCTCATGTAGATGATCTTCATTGGACCCGCGATCGCACTCTTGCCCTTGTTTGCCTTATCCTCGATCACACAGGTCTACGCGCGGGAAATAAACAGTATACCGTTAGTAACAACACCTACGGCCTTACTACGTTAAGACGTAAACATATTCTTCAAGATGATAACACCGTTAAACTTTCCTTCATTGGAAAGCACAACAAGCCGCGAGAGGTCCAGATTGAAGATCCAAAACTGGCAGACCTTGTTGCTGAAAGTGCTGAAGAGCGTGGTTATGCACTGTTTCGGTATGAGGATAGCCAAGGAAAATGGCATGATGTGGACAGTCACGATGTTAACGCCTTTATCCACGAAAATATGGGAGACGGATTTTCCTGCAAAGATTTTCGCACCTGGGGAGCGAGTCGTTTTGCATTAATGAGTTTGCCCCAGGTCGAACGCGCAGTCCTGGAAAATCCTCGCCGTGGCTGGTCTACCACATTGGTTAAGCACGTCGCGTCAATGTTGGGAAATACGCCAGCAGTTTGTCGCCAATATTACCTTCACCCGAAATTATTTCAGGTTGTTGATACCGCCTCTAAGCGAGAACTGACGATGGAAGAAATCAAAAAAATTATTCCGGAAGATCAGTTGAACGATGAAGTAATCGTCGCGACAGAGAAACTTCTCAATGGAATAATAGCTGCTTGAGACAAACTCTCCCCATAAATTAACCGAACCCGTAAATTAAATGAGTAAATCATGTTTTGTTGAGGTATTTTATTCAAAGTTAATTTATAAAGGATATTGAATTAAACCATAATTATAATCTATAACAATGACTTATATATTTTATTGAGAGACATTGTAGACTTTTGTTAATCGTGGAAGTACTTACCTACGAAACCGACAATAACCTGATTTTATCCTCTACAGCTTGCAAAGCAGTGCTCAAACTTGATATAGTTAGAGCTCAAACTAATTGGCACATCCATCTAGTGACGCATGGCCGAAAATGATTAGGCGGCAATGTGAGAGACTTTCGTCCGTTTATTTACCAAATTTCAAAAGGTTGAATAGATTTGACTACTCTTAGAAATAGAAAAGATTGTTATTGAGCGGCGCGGCTTATTCTGAGGTGGGGTTACATTAAGGTGGCGGTTAGTTTAGCTACGGCGATGAGTGCAGAAGTGTCGTTAGTCAACGAAAAATTACGAAGTGCTGAGTGTCTTCGGGGTTGGCGGGTAATAAGTAAATATCGCTTTATTGGCTAACGCGCTCTTGAATACTTAATTGTTGGTAGCATAACAATTAGACATCTACACTATGTCTATTGATTTTGGGTAGTGCTGGGTTAACGAAGGATTAGTGATTTACTCTCGTTTTTCGTAAATGGAACGAATTTAGTCCTGCTTTTGCTGTGCGTACCGTGGAAGGTAGGAGCACTTTTTAGGCTTAGTTTTCACGCAGGTGATGCGCTTAGTTGTCTTCAGTAAAGTAAGAATTCGCAGAATAAATGGTTTGAGGTGATTAAATATGAGTCGTTCAAATTGGAAACGTATCGTAATTAAGGTTGGGAGTGCATTAATTTCTCCGAATAAAAAGGGGTGCAGCAGCCACTATTTGTTGAGTATTGCGCAATTTATTGTGAAGTGTAGGGCTGCTGGTACCCAGGTGGTGCTGGTTTCTTCCGGTTCCGTTGCGGCAGGATCTCAGTTGTTTCCTGAGCAGGAAAAAACAGATATCGCGGTTAAAAAGGCAATGGCGGCAGCCGGACAGACAGAAATGATGTCAACATGGGATCGGTTGTTCGATTTCCCTTCTGCGCAAATTTTGTTGACCCACGGCGATTTGCGGGACAGGGAGCGGTATGTCAGTATTCGCGAGACCATATTTTGTCTGCTGGACAACGGCGTTTTACCTATCGTAAATGAGAACGATACGGTAACGACTGATAAGCTTAAAGTTGGAGATAACGATAATCTGTCAGCAATGGTGGCAGCGGCTGCTGATGCAGATGCGCTGATAATCTGTTCGGATATCGATGGGTTGTACAATAAAAATCCTCATGAACATGATGATGCAAAATTATTGTCGTGGGTGGAACATATTGATGAGAGTATCTATGCCATGGCTGGTGGCGCTGTGAAAGGCGGTGTAGGTACCGGCGGAATGCGAACGAAAATCGAGGCGGCCGAAAAAGCGGTTTCTCATGGCATAGATACATTCATCATTAACGGTTTTACCGAATTGTCATTCAATATGTTGCTTGAAGGCAAGAATCCGGGCACCCATTTTCAGGCGCACGAGACCCCTATGCAGGAGAATATTCACTGGATGCGGCACACCTCTAATGCGCAGGGTGAGGTTATCGTGGAAAGCAATTTCGCCGCGTCTTTAGAAAGTGACACAGATCAGTTAACGAGTAGTGAAATAATTGAAGTGAAAGGTGAGTTTTCCGTCGGCGATACGATTTTAGTGCGAAAAGATGATGGTACCAAGCTGGTAAAAGCGAAATCCAATTACAGCAGTTGTCTTTTAAACTTTATCGCCAAGCAAGATAACGAAGATTTTGCCACTGAGTTTGAACAAAAAACCGGTCCGATTATTTCAAATCAAAACATCGCAAATTTGGAGAAAGAATGAGCTTAATTTCAGAGTTAGCGAAAGAGACAAAAAAAGCTGCACAAACCTTAGCTGTCCTGGATGAAGCTAAAAAAAATGCAGTGTTAAAAGATATGGCAGCGGCGCTTCGGGCAAACAAAGAAAAAATAAAGCAAGTTAATGAAAAAGAAGTCGCTCGAGCGAAAGAAAACCAATTAGATTCTGCTATGGTAGATCGGTTGATTCTCAATGACGAACGCATAGAAAGTATGGCTGAAGGCATTGAAGTCATTGTCAGCCTTGATGATCCGGTGGGGCAGGAACGGGTAATAGGAACCCGCCCCAATGGTATCGAAATTAAAAAAATGCGTATTCCATTGGGGGTGGTGTGTATGATTTATGAAGCCCGCCCTAATGTGACCGCCGATGCAGGAGCACTATGCTTCAAATCGGGTAACGGAGTAATTTTACGTGGGGGCAAAGAAGCGCTCGATTCCAGCCTCTGTATCGCTGAGATTCTACAAGATGTTCTGGTAAAGCATGATCTGCCGAAAGCGTTGATTAACGTTGTACCTGATGCAGATCGCCAGCTTATGCAGGAGTTGATGGAGCAGCGAGATTATATTGACGTAATTATTCCACGTGGCGGCGAAGGGCTGATTAACTACGTGACAGATAACGCAAAAGTGCCTGTCATCCAGCATTTCAAAGGCGTATGTCATCTTTACGTTGATAAAGCCGCTGACTTGGACAAAGCGCTCAATTTGCTACTTAACGGAAAAACGCAAAGAACGGGTGTATGTAATGCACTGGAAGGATTAATTGTCCACCAGGCGGTAGCTGGAGATTTCCTTCCGCGAGTTGCGAAATCCTTAGCCGAACATGACGTAAAAATTCACGTCAATGACAAAGGTGCTGCTTATTTTGAGGGCGCAGATGTTATTAGTGAAGAAGGTTACGGTGAAGAGTATCTTGGCTTGGAAATCGCTATTCGTGTGGTGGAGGATATTGACGCCGCGTTCGAACATATTTTTCGGTTTGGCAGTCACCACACAGAGGTTATCTGTACTGAAGATAAAGAAGCAGCGGATCGTTTTCAGCGCACAGTCGATGCGTCAGTAGTGATGGTTAATGCTTCCTCACGTTTCTCAGATGGCAGTCAGTTAGGACTGGGAGCTGAGATAGGGATTGCAACCACCAAACTACACGCTTACGGCCCAATGGGACTGGAATCTTTAACGTCGGAAAAGTATCTGGTAAATGGTACTGGACAGGTAAGAGATTAACCGTATGGGATTGTCTCTTGGTTAGGCATTGGTCATAATGAAAGCACCGGGTTGGATAGAAACCCGGTGTTTTTTTATGTGGAGCGAAAAATTGAAGCCAGGGGCTAAGTGTTGAATATTGATGTAGATAATTGGTGGTTACAAATTGTTTATCTGACAGACACCTACAAGCTGTTTTCCTCCGCTATCATTGTAGTGCTGTTTTTGGCGGCAAAACGTCTTATCCTTAAGCTCATTAAAATGCGCAGTAAAAGAAAAGGTGAGGACAGACGCCATACCATAAATATTCTTGAACAGCTGGGAAACGCCTCTCTTCTTATTCTTCTCATGCTGCTCTGGGGCAATGAAATCCAGAGTTTGGCTATTTCCATCGCTGCTTTTATGGTAGCAATCGTACTTGCCACCCGGGAATTCATTCAGTGCTTCATGGGTTTCATCTACTATCTGGGAGCCAAGCCTTTTAGAGTCGGCGACTGGATTCAGATGAATAATATAGTGGGCGAAGTGGTTGAAATGGACTGGGCAAAAACTGCCTTGCTCGAAGTTGATCACGAATCATTTAGCTACACTGGAAAACATGTGTATGTTCCTAATAGTCAACTGGTCACCCAGACCGTTAAGAATCTCAACTTTTTACGAAGATATACGCTTCACTCATTTTCTATTATTAATGAACCCTCAGTAAATCCCTATTCTTTATTGCCCACCTTCATCGCAAAAGCAAAAGGCCATTGTGAATATTTTCGGGACGTTGCTGAACGCTATAAAGGGCTAATTGAGCGGCATATGGAAGTGGAATTTATTCAAATCGATCCTGATATTGCCGTGGAAACAAATCAGTTTGCAAAGCTGAAAGTCACGGTATCGCTTTTTTGTCCTACTGCAGAGGCACATGCATTACAGCAGAAAATCAGTGCCGACTGGATGGATCTTTGGCATTCGGCGTTACAAGGGCAAACGCTTGAAAAGCAGGCTTCCTCGCAGACGGTAGATAATAATTAACCCAACTCGAGATAAGCCGCGCCGCTCAATAACGATCTTTTTGCGCCTGGCATCGTTGCGCTTTTTAATCATAGCTGGCTATGACGTACGAAATCTTGCTTTGCTATGCGCAAAAATCTCGTCCTCGAGCCAATATTAACTTAAGAACAATCGACTTCTATATATAAGCTGCTGATTTAAAAGTATATTTAAGGTCTGTACGATACTTCTTATCTCGGGTTGGGCTTAAGCTGCCCCGACATATTTGTCGAATAAACCTGATGATAAATTTGTCATTGAGGTAAAAATCAGAACAAGAGCATGAATGAATAAACATTCTGCAACCTTAAAAAATGAGTAAATTTCTTATTCGAAACGCGGGAAAGTCATTCCTGATGGTTCTGCTGGAGCGTCCCCGTTCCACAAGTTCGGCTAAAAAAACGTCACCATTGTTTGAAAGTGGCCATCTCTCCCTGCGTTAACCACTGGCGATCCACTCGCGACGCTGGGTGAAGTGACTGGCAAGAAAATTCATTTGGTCTGCAAGAATACGGCGATTCATTAAATAAAAACGCTCGTAAATATTGGGTCTAAACGGTACGGCGAGCAGAGGCATACCTGCTTCTTCGGGCGTTTTAGCACCTTTCGCGTGGTTACATCGGGGACAGGCTGTTACCACATTAGTCCAACAGTCTTTCCCGCCTCGAGAGCGAGGAATAATGTGATCCCGAGTGAGTGTAGAAGGCGAAAAGGTTTGGCCGCAGTAGAGACAAAGATAATTGTCTCGCCGAAAAAGGTAACGATTAGTAAGGGCAACCTTGCCGCTGATATCAGTTACTTTACCATCACAGGCGATGATGGAAGAAAGGCGCAATCTACTCCTATTGCCAAGGCGATTCCAACCTCCCAGCATCGTATAGTGATCGGTACCCAGTTCAAACAGCACTTTATCTTGAGAGTAGAGCCGCGCTGCCTGCTCGACATGAATCCACTCCTGGGGCATACCTGCTTTATTAAGTCGTAAAACCAGCATGATAACTCCTTTGCGTTCATCTGCTAACAGCATACTCTTTTATATGTCATTTTGATGAAAAAATAGACTTATTTAAAAGCAAAATAAACCGAATAAAAAGTAAATTTAGCGGGTTTGTTTCAATGCTGTGCAATAGACGATACGGCAAATAGAAAAGTGGCTTTAAAAATAAGGTCGCAAATGAATGATAGATTACACCTCAGAGAGAGCGTAAACGGGATGGCGGGGCCGCTAGTAGAACAGTTGATTAACCGGTAATACTGCTATGATAATTTCGCTAAACCAGGATTTGTCAATGGAATTAGGTGCTATTCATAGCTATACTATGCGCCGCGTTCAAAAGCGAATATATATAGATGAATATTTAAAGGATAAATAGTGACTCCTATTACAAAATCTTTTCAGTACGGACAGCATACTGTCACATTAGAAACGGGTGTGATCGCTCGTCAGGCAACAGCTGCAGTTATGGCTAGTATGGATGATACGTCCGTGCTGGTAACTGTTGTAGGGAAAAAAGAAGCAAAAGCCGATCAAGACTTTTTCCCACTTACCGTGAATTATCAAGAGAAAGCCTATGCTGCGGGTAAAATTCCTGGCGGCTTCTTCAAACGTGAAGGGCGTCCTTCTGAAGGCGAAACCCTTACTGCGCGTTTAATCGACCGCCCGATTCGTCCCTTGTTTCCTGAAGGCTTCAAAAATGAAGTTCAGGTTGTGGTAACAGTGATGTCGGCGAATCCTGAAATTCCTACTGATGTCATTTCCATGATTGGTACATCAGCAGCATTGGCTATTTCTGGCATTCCTTTCAATGGCCCGATTGGTGCCGCTCGTGTGGGTTATTCCGCGGGTGAATATATTCTTAACACTCGTGCTTCTGAGCAAGAAAACAGCGACCTGGATCTGGTTGTTGCTGGAACTCAGGGCGCTGTGCTGATGGTAGAATCTGAAGCTAACGTACTGTCTGAAGATGTGATGCTTGGCGCAGTGATGTTTGGTCATGAACAACTGCAAACCGTTGTGTCGGCAGTCAACGAATTTGCCGCATCCGTGGGCACTGAACGTTGGGATTGGCAGCCAAAAGCAGAAAACACGGCGCTTAAATCGAAAATTAAGGCGTTAGCGGAAACTGGTATGACAGAAGCGTACCAGATTTCAGATAAGCTGGTTCGCAAAGATACCGTTACTGCAGTGACAGAAAAAGCGCTGGCCGATATTATCGCTGAAGATGAAGAGCAGGATAAAAAGGAAGTTTTAGATTTACTGCATGAATTGGAAAGCGACGTAGTTCGTTCTCGTATTCTCGCGGGTGAGCCAAGAATTGACGGCCGTGATCCGGCTATGATTCGTGCGCTAAATGTTGCTACTGGCATTTTACCACGTACCCATGGGTCTGCATTATTTACCCGGGGCGAAACGCAGGCGCTGGTTGCTGCTACCCTTGGAACAGAACGTGATGCTCAGATGATTGATGAGCTTGCTGGTAAGCGTGACAGCCGCTTTATGTTGCACTACAACTTCCCTCCATACTGTGTGGGAGAAACGGGTATGATTGGTTCGCCTAAGCGTCGCGAAATCGGTCACGGCCGTTTGGCGAAGCGTGGTATTCAAGCTGTTATGCCTGACGAAGCTGATTTTCCCTACGTGGTGCGTGTAGTATCAGAAATTACCGAATCTAACGGTTCATCGTCAATGGCTTCTGTGTGCGGTACATCTTTGGCATTAATGGATGCTGGTGTTCCTATTAAAGCCTCTGTTGCTGGTATTGCAATGGGTCTTGTTAAGAGCGACGATAATTTTGTGGTTCTTTCCGATATTCTGGGTGATGAAGATCATCTAGGAGACATGGACTTTAAAGTCGCGGGTACCACTAACGGTATTACTGCACTGCAAATGGATATCAAGATTGAAGGTATCACGCAGGAAATTATGCAGGTTGCTTTAAAGCAGGCGAAAGAAGCGCGGTTGCATATTCTGAAAGTGATGGATGAAGCTATCTCTGGCCACCGCGATGAACTGAGTGAATTCGCTCCTCGCATCTACACGATGAAGATTGATCAGGATAAAATCCGCGATGTTATCGGTAAAGGCGGCGCTATGATTCGCCAGATTACTGAAGAGTCAGAAACAAATATTGAAATTGAAGACGACGGTACAATCAAGATTTTTGCCACCGAACGTGCAAAAGCTGATATTGCGATCAAGAAGATTGAGCAAGTTACTGCAGAAATTGAAGTAGGCAAAACGTATAACGGTAAAGTGACGCGTATTGTTGACTTTGGTGCGTTTGTAGAAGTACTTCCGGGGAAAGAAGGCCTGGTTCATATTTCACAAATTGCCCATGAACGCGTCAATAAGACATCCGACTATTTATCTGAAGGACAAATGGTCGATGTTAAAGTTATGGAAATTGACCGTCAGAATCGGGTACGTCTCAGCATCAAAGAACTGCTAGAGAAACCTGCACCTAAAGAATCTAACGACGAATAATCGTTATTTTATAATTAAAGAGGGAGCATCGCGCTCCCTTTTTTGTATAGGAAATACGAATGAACAAACAAACTCAGACTGAAGTAGAAGCCGCTACTTTTCGCCGCTTACTTGAGCATTTAGACGCTAACAAAGATGTTCAGAACATTGATTTAATGATACTTGCCGATTTCTGCCGCAACTGTCTGGCAAAATGGTATACCACGGCCGCGACGGAAAGAGGAGTGGAGATAGATTATGAGCAAGCTCGGGAAGTTATTTATAAAATGCCTTATTCCGAATGGAAAGCTAATCATCAGGCGCCAGCATCCGAAGAACAACTGGCGGCTTTAGCAGCAAAGGCAAAATGATCTTTCGGTAACGGTCAGTTTTGTTACGACGCTATGGTTTAAGCCGAAATGCGTAAGGTAAAAGCTCACCCACAGTAACAGTTTTTGATTGTGCTCCCTGAGTGACAAGTATGACAGGTATCTCGTCATCAGCGAATTCTGCAATTTTTTGTCTACAGCCGCCACAGGGAAAACAATAGTCATTGTTTGGGCTGGCAATTAAAACAGCTTTAATGTTTTTACTGCCGTGAGAAACCATAGCACCGATAGCCGATGCCTCCGCACATTGTCCCTGCGGATAGGCTGCATTTTCTACGTTACAACCACTGTAAATCTGATTATCATGGGTAAGTATAGCTGCACCGACCTGGAAGCCGGAGTAGGGAGCGTGTGCATTTTTCTGCGCAACATGTGCGCGTTCTGTTAAGAGTTGTTCAATTTCAGTGTCCATACAAATACCTTATATCACCTCTTCGGGCTTTACTTTTACCAGTAAATGCGCGATCGTTGCGCCTATCACAACGGCTTGGAACGGCAGCGTTAGTAGCCGTTGGCGCAATTCTATTAATTATTGAGAGACCCCATTTTTAACATGCGTAAACTCTTTAGTCTCATCTTTTTTTCATTCTTTCTTTTCTTTTTAGCTGGATGTGCACAAACACGTGATGTTTCGCAGCGAACGGAGATGGGGAATCTTCTTCTTGCCGAGCCCGCGCCCGTTAATCCGCGTTCGCAAATGGCAATTGCTCGGTACAACCAAATTTTGGCAAGTGCCTCATTGCCTGATGAAGATCGTGCTGAACTGCATTATCAGCGTGGCATGCTTTATGACAGCGTTGGACTTGCCGGGCTTGCTCAGTTTGACTATGGTCAGGCACTGCAATTAAAGCCGGATATGGCTCCAGCTTTTAATTCCATCGGCATTCATTATATTCAGCAAATGGAGTTCATCCAGGCATACGAAGCTTTTGATTCCACGTTGGATATTAACCCTGACTATGACTTTGCTTATCTTAACCGAGGTATAGCAT
Coding sequences:
- a CDS encoding HNH endonuclease, which gives rise to MLVLRLNKAGMPQEWIHVEQAARLYSQDKVLFELGTDHYTMLGGWNRLGNRSRLRLSSIIACDGKVTDISGKVALTNRYLFRRDNYLCLYCGQTFSPSTLTRDHIIPRSRGGKDCWTNVVTACPRCNHAKGAKTPEEAGMPLLAVPFRPNIYERFYLMNRRILADQMNFLASHFTQRREWIASG
- a CDS encoding diacylglycerol kinase family protein is translated as MKMVKYYVLGAIAAALLAWFIPFWPVQILFLWICFSLAAVSTAYLLKYPSMFRKREDGSIPIYVRWLFIPFLLGTDAYNSWARRNDKVPAIQQIDENLFLACRLFGKDVETLHEYGVNAILDVTAEFDGLDWTAYQWDCAYLNIPVLDHTSPTGEQLNTALNWIDQQIRDGKKVVVHCALGRGRSVLTMAAYLLARDNTLSVLDALNKIQSIRATARLNKRQLRSLSKIKQGGRLKFTRSLALIANPVAGGGKWLEEKDDILAQLNPHYRVTVHETTESLDGTHLARKAIKAGAEVVVACGGDGTITEVAAACVDTNAILGLIPLGTANTLSHVLHGYASKIVPIGSACDAIIEGKVIEMDTALCNGELMLLVAAVGFEQQMISSADRTQKDAGGQLAYLRGLWDAISKNDTGTFEIRFDNEESVKLTTPSLVIANAAPVTTALAQGGDVPDATDGKLDITWLEPQESSDKQFLSLAELVFLSGESKKESERIRYRQAKQVIVKFSGMEHYALDGEIKQAEELHIQIHSNNLRVMASKPE
- a CDS encoding glutamate-5-semialdehyde dehydrogenase; the encoded protein is MSLISELAKETKKAAQTLAVLDEAKKNAVLKDMAAALRANKEKIKQVNEKEVARAKENQLDSAMVDRLILNDERIESMAEGIEVIVSLDDPVGQERVIGTRPNGIEIKKMRIPLGVVCMIYEARPNVTADAGALCFKSGNGVILRGGKEALDSSLCIAEILQDVLVKHDLPKALINVVPDADRQLMQELMEQRDYIDVIIPRGGEGLINYVTDNAKVPVIQHFKGVCHLYVDKAADLDKALNLLLNGKTQRTGVCNALEGLIVHQAVAGDFLPRVAKSLAEHDVKIHVNDKGAAYFEGADVISEEGYGEEYLGLEIAIRVVEDIDAAFEHIFRFGSHHTEVICTEDKEAADRFQRTVDASVVMVNASSRFSDGSQLGLGAEIGIATTKLHAYGPMGLESLTSEKYLVNGTGQVRD
- a CDS encoding mechanosensitive ion channel family protein; this encodes MNIDVDNWWLQIVYLTDTYKLFSSAIIVVLFLAAKRLILKLIKMRSKRKGEDRRHTINILEQLGNASLLILLMLLWGNEIQSLAISIAAFMVAIVLATREFIQCFMGFIYYLGAKPFRVGDWIQMNNIVGEVVEMDWAKTALLEVDHESFSYTGKHVYVPNSQLVTQTVKNLNFLRRYTLHSFSIINEPSVNPYSLLPTFIAKAKGHCEYFRDVAERYKGLIERHMEVEFIQIDPDIAVETNQFAKLKVTVSLFCPTAEAHALQQKISADWMDLWHSALQGQTLEKQASSQTVDNN
- a CDS encoding DUF2878 family protein; protein product: MVFIWAGFGVTVRYSLHYLQGRWFLAAILGALAGPLIIGRGFAWRL
- a CDS encoding DNA topoisomerase IB → MLDIRRRRRGKGFEFFYSSGRKVQSQRVLQRIQKLVIPPNWCDVRINQQATANLQVTGIDAKGRKQYIYHPNWHKAQQSAKFARLSEFGAALPAFRKFCWSHVDDLHWTRDRTLALVCLILDHTGLRAGNKQYTVSNNTYGLTTLRRKHILQDDNTVKLSFIGKHNKPREVQIEDPKLADLVAESAEERGYALFRYEDSQGKWHDVDSHDVNAFIHENMGDGFSCKDFRTWGASRFALMSLPQVERAVLENPRRGWSTTLVKHVASMLGNTPAVCRQYYLHPKLFQVVDTASKRELTMEEIKKIIPEDQLNDEVIVATEKLLNGIIAA
- the proB gene encoding glutamate 5-kinase encodes the protein MSRSNWKRIVIKVGSALISPNKKGCSSHYLLSIAQFIVKCRAAGTQVVLVSSGSVAAGSQLFPEQEKTDIAVKKAMAAAGQTEMMSTWDRLFDFPSAQILLTHGDLRDRERYVSIRETIFCLLDNGVLPIVNENDTVTTDKLKVGDNDNLSAMVAAAADADALIICSDIDGLYNKNPHEHDDAKLLSWVEHIDESIYAMAGGAVKGGVGTGGMRTKIEAAEKAVSHGIDTFIINGFTELSFNMLLEGKNPGTHFQAHETPMQENIHWMRHTSNAQGEVIVESNFAASLESDTDQLTSSEIIEVKGEFSVGDTILVRKDDGTKLVKAKSNYSSCLLNFIAKQDNEDFATEFEQKTGPIISNQNIANLEKE